The Borreliella garinii genome window below encodes:
- a CDS encoding PTS transporter subunit EIIC → MSTSSASISIFTILQKVGKAFMLPIALLPAAGILLGIGGAFTNETMIQAYGLEEILGKGSVANSILYLMKYTGEVIFANLPLMFAAAIPIGLAKVEKGTAALAGVVGFLVMHQTINGILYIQGITPESASLKALLELGMPETAATAKSQEYTSVLGIFSLQMSVMGGLIAGFVAVFLHNRFYNIQLPTFLAFFGGTRFVPIVTTMTMFIVGIFLTFIWPFIQGAMTSFGSIVEQSGLFGTFAYGAIKRSLIPFGLHHIFYLPFWQTAVGGAMEINGELISGAQNIFFKQLADPNTIHFEVAKGTRFFSGEFVVMIFGLPGAALAMYHTSKPENKKNVASLLISASFTSMLTGITEPLEFAFLFAAPALYYFIYVPLFGLAYLLTHLLNVGVGLTFSGGFIDMFLFGILQGNSKTNWIAIPILGIFYFIGFYFIFKFAIMKFNLKTIGREDEEMEKDEISLEKTNLSETASKVLEGLGGKDNITYIDACASRLRVNLKQIELIKSDAYFKHLGASGILKKGNSVQIVFGGLSDNIKMEIDKLM, encoded by the coding sequence ATGTCAACATCATCCGCATCTATATCTATATTTACAATATTGCAAAAAGTAGGAAAAGCCTTCATGCTTCCTATAGCACTTTTACCAGCAGCTGGAATTTTATTGGGAATCGGAGGCGCATTTACTAATGAGACAATGATTCAGGCTTATGGATTAGAAGAAATCCTTGGAAAAGGAAGTGTAGCAAACTCAATACTTTATCTTATGAAATATACAGGAGAAGTAATTTTTGCTAACTTACCTTTAATGTTTGCAGCAGCAATTCCAATCGGACTTGCTAAAGTAGAAAAAGGAACAGCTGCTTTAGCAGGAGTAGTCGGCTTTTTAGTTATGCATCAAACTATAAATGGAATCTTGTACATACAAGGAATCACACCAGAAAGTGCAAGCTTAAAAGCACTATTGGAATTAGGAATGCCTGAAACAGCTGCAACTGCCAAAAGTCAGGAATATACAAGTGTACTTGGAATATTCTCTCTTCAAATGAGCGTAATGGGAGGACTTATAGCAGGATTTGTTGCTGTCTTTCTTCATAACAGATTCTATAATATTCAATTACCCACATTTTTAGCATTTTTTGGAGGCACAAGATTTGTGCCAATCGTAACCACAATGACAATGTTTATTGTAGGAATATTTTTAACATTTATTTGGCCTTTTATCCAAGGTGCAATGACTTCGTTTGGAAGCATTGTAGAACAATCCGGGCTTTTTGGAACATTTGCATATGGAGCAATAAAAAGGTCTTTAATTCCATTTGGACTTCACCATATATTTTATTTGCCATTTTGGCAAACAGCTGTTGGTGGGGCAATGGAAATAAATGGAGAACTCATATCAGGAGCACAAAATATATTTTTCAAACAACTTGCAGATCCCAATACTATACATTTTGAAGTTGCAAAGGGAACAAGGTTTTTTAGCGGAGAATTTGTTGTTATGATTTTTGGACTACCTGGGGCTGCACTTGCTATGTACCATACATCAAAGCCTGAAAATAAAAAAAACGTAGCTTCATTGCTAATATCTGCTAGCTTTACATCAATGTTAACAGGAATTACAGAACCTCTTGAATTTGCATTCCTTTTCGCAGCACCAGCACTTTATTACTTTATATATGTTCCTCTTTTTGGATTGGCATATCTTTTAACACATCTCTTAAACGTAGGAGTTGGACTAACATTTTCTGGAGGATTTATAGATATGTTTCTATTTGGAATACTTCAGGGGAATAGTAAAACAAATTGGATAGCAATTCCTATCTTAGGAATCTTCTACTTTATTGGATTTTACTTTATATTTAAATTTGCAATCATGAAATTCAATCTTAAAACAATAGGAAGAGAAGATGAAGAAATGGAAAAAGATGAAATAAGTTTGGAAAAAACAAATTTATCAGAAACTGCTTCAAAGGTATTAGAGGGTCTTGGAGGAAAAGATAATATTACATATATTGACGCATGTGCATCAAGACTAAGAGTTAATCTAAAACAAATAGAATTAATCAAATCAGATGCCTATTTCAAACATCTGGGTGCTAGTGGAATATTAAAAAAAGGGAATAGTGTCCAAATTGTATTTGGAGGATTATCCGATAACATAAAAATGGAAATCGACAAGCTTATGTAA